The following are encoded together in the Nyctibius grandis isolate bNycGra1 chromosome 5, bNycGra1.pri, whole genome shotgun sequence genome:
- the TWF1 gene encoding twinfilin-1 isoform X1 translates to MSHQTGIQASGSVKDTFVGARNGQYRLLKIVIDNEQLIVGSSRQPVGSWEKDYDAFVLPLLEDKQPCYILYRLDSRNAQGYEWIFIAWSPDHSPVRQKMLYAATRATLKKEFGGGHIKDEVFGTVQDDVSLNGYKKYLISQSSPAPLTAAEEELRQIKINEVQTDVGVDTKHQTLQGVAFPIAKEAIQALEKLKNKKLNYVQLQIDMKNETIILANTLHTELKDLPKRIPKDAARYHFFLYKHAHEGDYLESIVFIYSMPGYTCSIRERMLYSSCKSPLLEIVERQLWMQMIRKIEIDNGDELTADFLYEEVHPKQHAHKQSFAKPKGPAGKRGIRRLIRGPAETETPSD, encoded by the exons ccAGTGGAAGTGTTAAAGACACCTTTGTTGGAGCCAGAAATGGACAgtacaggcttttaaaaatagtcatTGACAATG AGCAGCTTATTGTGGGATCCTCTAGGCAGCCAGTTGGATCATGGGAAAAAGATTATGATGCTTTTgtccttccccttcttgaagacaagCAACCATGTTACATATTATACAGATTAGATTCTCGGAATGCTCAAGGATATGAATGGATCTTCATTGCATGGTCACCTGATCACTCTCCC GTTCGTCAAAAAATGTTGTATGCAGCAACCCGAGCAACACTTAAGAAAGAATTTGGAGGTGGTCATATTAAGGATGAAGTATTTGGAACGGTACAG GATGATGTTTCACTGAATGGATATAAAAAATACTTGATATCACAGTCCTCCCCTGCGCCTCTGactgcagcagaagaggaaCTTCGACAAATTAAGATTAATGAGGTAC AGACAGACGTTGGTGTAGATACCAAGCATCAAACATTGCAAGGAGTAGCATTCCCCATTGCAAAAGAAGCTATTCAGGCTTTggagaaattgaaaaataagaaactgaaTTATGTACAACTG CAAATtgatatgaaaaatgaaactattATTTTGGCCAACACACTTCATACTGAACTTAAGGACTTGCCAAAAAGAATTCCAAAGGATGCTGCACGTTACCACTTTTTCCTGTATAAGCATGCCCATGAAGGAGACTATTTGGAATCCATAG ttttcatcTACTCTATGCCAGGGTATACCTGTAGCATACGAGAACGAATGCTCTACTCTAGTTGCAAAAGTCCACTGTTAGAAATTGTAGAAAGACAGTTGTGGATGCAGATGATTAGAAAG ATTGAAATAGATAATGGTGATGAATTAACTGCTGATTTTCTCTATGAAGAGGTTCATCCGAAACAACATGCTCACAAACAAAGTTTTGCTAAACCAAAAGGTCCTGCGGGGAAGAGGGGAATACGAAGACTGATTAGAGGTCCAGCAGAGACTGAAACACCTAGTGATTAG
- the TWF1 gene encoding twinfilin-1 isoform X2, producing the protein MSHQTGIQASGSVKDTFVGARNGQYRLLKIVIDNEQLIVGSSRQPVGSWEKDYDAFVLPLLEDKQPCYILYRLDSRNAQGYEWIFIAWSPDHSPVRQKMLYAATRATLKKEFGGGHIKDEVFGTVQDDVSLNGYKKYLISQSSPAPLTAAEEELRQIKINEVQTDVGVDTKHQTLQGVAFPIAKEAIQALEKLKNKKLNYVQLQIDMKNETIILANTLHTELKDLPKRIPKDAARYHFFLYKHAHEGDYLESIVFIYSMPGYTCSIRERMLYSSCKSPLLEIVERQLWMQMIRKATGSG; encoded by the exons ccAGTGGAAGTGTTAAAGACACCTTTGTTGGAGCCAGAAATGGACAgtacaggcttttaaaaatagtcatTGACAATG AGCAGCTTATTGTGGGATCCTCTAGGCAGCCAGTTGGATCATGGGAAAAAGATTATGATGCTTTTgtccttccccttcttgaagacaagCAACCATGTTACATATTATACAGATTAGATTCTCGGAATGCTCAAGGATATGAATGGATCTTCATTGCATGGTCACCTGATCACTCTCCC GTTCGTCAAAAAATGTTGTATGCAGCAACCCGAGCAACACTTAAGAAAGAATTTGGAGGTGGTCATATTAAGGATGAAGTATTTGGAACGGTACAG GATGATGTTTCACTGAATGGATATAAAAAATACTTGATATCACAGTCCTCCCCTGCGCCTCTGactgcagcagaagaggaaCTTCGACAAATTAAGATTAATGAGGTAC AGACAGACGTTGGTGTAGATACCAAGCATCAAACATTGCAAGGAGTAGCATTCCCCATTGCAAAAGAAGCTATTCAGGCTTTggagaaattgaaaaataagaaactgaaTTATGTACAACTG CAAATtgatatgaaaaatgaaactattATTTTGGCCAACACACTTCATACTGAACTTAAGGACTTGCCAAAAAGAATTCCAAAGGATGCTGCACGTTACCACTTTTTCCTGTATAAGCATGCCCATGAAGGAGACTATTTGGAATCCATAG ttttcatcTACTCTATGCCAGGGTATACCTGTAGCATACGAGAACGAATGCTCTACTCTAGTTGCAAAAGTCCACTGTTAGAAATTGTAGAAAGACAGTTGTGGATGCAGATGATTAGAAAG gccaccggatcaggatga